The Drosophila biarmipes strain raj3 chromosome 2L, RU_DBia_V1.1, whole genome shotgun sequence genome has a window encoding:
- the LOC108033580 gene encoding CXXC-type zinc finger protein 1 — translation MPAVHKRLIKPSEEPKPAESEEVVYCICRKSHGDVFMIACDNCNVWFHGECIGVDPKEGDRYDKYFCASCRRTNPLLKPTFYSNPPRPTTPEARGDSFPKTPRVTDSASARQRTPAVKAQKKRDLKRYEVKDEIDEKPVDIPTAEPEKAPQNPVKEAKKADQKSVAKKIDSQKSYVSKASQCDLLRELTEESSNLLGKSGKKGGLCSNYCCSQIARPQSRYCSDDCGTFTALTNAFTVLPPIKSLLGPWSDRFKPKDILPAESEKKSENERSKPSRRKSQYHSPSRSKGHNSSAKKPKLEEISQKSNKDADPEPAKSSGTRRTDKPSSKESDAAPATFAERRSRRLSTRTPCASPTRTLRNSSKTVPNSPTNSRKMDIPKTPSAKPTNSKGNANGTQAKPPLPKTPHIRRSGKDTGETSSKKTKPKPGTTSQGIPSKPANEALGSEPKAANSEAKKSISHVVCQVVPNKSALLARKEMMKKLAK, via the exons ATGCCGGCAGTCCACAAAAGACTAATCAAG CCCTCGGAGGAACCCAAACCTGCGGAATCCGAGGAGGTCGTCTATTGCATCTGCCGCAAGAGCCACGGCGATGTGTTTATGAT TGCCTGTGATAATTGCAATGTGTGGTTCCATGGAGAGTGCATTGGCGTGGACCCAAAGGAAGGGGACCGATACGACAAATACTTCTGCGCCAGCTGTCGCCGCACGAATCCCCTGCTGAAGCCCACCTTCTACAGCAATCCACCCAGGCCCACCACGCCGGAGGCGAGAGGGGATTCCTTTCCAAAAACACCAAGGGTGACTGATTCGGCCAGTGCCAGACAGAGAACGCCCGCAGTCAAAGCTCAAAAGAAGCGGGATCTAAAAAGATACGAAGTTAAAGATGAGATAGATGAGAAACCAGTTGACATACCAACAGCCGAACCCGAGAAAGCTCCTCAAAATCCAGTAAAGGAAGCCAAGAAAGCAGATCAAAAGTCGGTCGCCAAGAAGATAGATTCCCAGAAATCCTATGTATCGAAGGCCTCGCAGTGCGATCTGCTGCGGGAGTTGACCGAGGAGTCTTCGAACCTTTTGGGGAAGTCCGGCAAAAAGGGTGGCCTGTGCTCCAATTACTGTTGCAGTCAGATCGCTCGACCCCAGTCTAGATACTGTAGCGATGATTGTGGCACCTTTACCGCGCTGACCAATGCCTTCACGGTGTTGCCCCCCATCAAGTCTCTCTTGGGACCTTGGAGTGATCGATTCAAACCCAAGGATATATTG CCAGCTGAGTCAGAAAAAAAGAGTGAAAATGAGAGAAGCAAGCCTTCCAGAAGAAAGTCGCAATATCATAGCCCTAGCAGATCCAAAGGTCATAATAGTTCAGCCAAGAAACCAAAGCTAGAGGAAATCTCCCAGAAGTCTAATAAAGATGCTGATCCTGAGCCAGCAAAATCTTCGGGGACTCGGCGAACCGATAAACCTTCTTCTAAAGAATCAGATGCTGCTCCTGCAACATTTGCTGAAAGACGTTCTAGGAGATTGAGTACTAGAACTCCCTGTGCATCGCCCACTAGAACTCTTCGAAACTCATCCAAAACAGTACCCAATAGTCCAacaaattcaagaaaaatggATATACCAAAAACTCCATCAGCCAAACCAACTAACTCCAAAGGTAATGCTAATGGTACTCAGGCGAAACCCCCACTACCAAAAACCCCACATATCAGACGAAGTGGTAAGGACACTGGAGAAACTTCCAGCAAAAAAACTAAACCGAAACCTGGGACCACCAGCCAGGGGATTCCCAGCAAACCAGCTAATGAGGCGTTAGGTTCTGAGCCAAAAGCAGCAAATAGTGAAGCCAAAAAATCAATAAGCCACGTTGTATGCCAGGTGGTGCCCAATAAAAGTGCTTTGTTGGCCAGGAAAGAGATGATGAAGAAGCTAGCCAAGTGA